The proteins below come from a single Triticum aestivum cultivar Chinese Spring chromosome 5D, IWGSC CS RefSeq v2.1, whole genome shotgun sequence genomic window:
- the LOC123122352 gene encoding disease resistance protein RGA4: MEIVATAFVGRVALKLFAFLDGNYKLRRNLEHDIQRIRMELDMIDAAIHDHDGRRSSSQVQTAWIQLARELGHSIDDCIDRFSHRLAKDAAASPLRKTVSRLKTAPIRTEFAAEIRKIRKISEEVSKLRECYGGGESSTSEASAPGALSEEAHALAADLVGMDAPRDELLDLIRDTDGHPKQLKVISIVGFGGSGKTLLAREVYESDTVVCQYKARAWVRAADKGAVDVLKEILEELGMQVTGDARKLSTHLRKCLGSKRFFIVIDDMRTELWNTMKNSFPAVMGVSSRVVVTTPIQYIANACSSAHGHVYAMRTLSEDLSRQLFLKEASLEDSSPSNELGSEALKKCDGLPLALVTTAQFLQSRGDPTWAEWARLCNNLGEHLETEDTLARMKSVVRHSYASLPDHFIKTFLLYLGIFPRDRPVRRERLIRRWLAEGLFGGDAELATCYFKKLVDHSIIRPIDVSNNTKVKTCQTHGMMLEFILHKSRCENFVTLSHDQARPPGKTRWLSLHHESAGRARMSREDLPFVRSLTIFGKAHKSVLDFSKYELLRVLDLEECQDELSDKHLKEICNLLLLRYLGLGGPIAVLPKEIAKLKLLETLDITRTKIEILPVEVIELPCLIHLFGKFKLEDVSQRVSKLQRFLSEKSNLQTLSGFVADKGIAQLMDHMNNLTRVKIWCESTTEASSITHLSKSIKGFIQRGSHASDHRSLSLNFNECSEDLLSFTLEKSCHLSKLKLQGNIFSLPPFVTALAGLTELCLSSLGKFTGDVLASLSMVHSLQYLKLIATHMEKFVIRKGQLNILLRMCIVVQSMEGLEIEEEALPCFESLQLLCKGVNGFGGIRMELLGRLKEVALDDGLSDKAKQEWKEAAKMHPRRPKVLFIKTSKQHLSQMSII, encoded by the exons ATGGAGATTGTGGCGACGGCTTTTGTCGGTCGGGTCGCACTGAAGCTGTTCGCGTTTCTAGATGGAAATTACAAGCTACGACGGAACCTGGAGCATGATATCCAGCGCATCCGGATGGAGTTGGACATGATCGACGCCGCCATCCACGACCACGACGGCCGTCGCTCGAGCAGCCAGGTGCAGACCGCCTGGATACAGCTCGCGCGCGAGCTGGGCCACAGCATCGACGACTGCATCGACCGCTTTTCCCACCGCCTGGCCAAGGACGCCGCCGCGTCGCCGCTCCGCAAGACCGTCAGCAGGCTGAAGACGGCGCCGATCCGCACGGAGTTCGCCGCCGAGATCCGGAAGATCAGGAAGATATCGGAAGAGGTGTCCAAGCTGAGAGAGTGCTACGGCGGCGGCGAGTCCAGCACCTCGGAGGCATCCGCACCGGGCGCCCTCTCCGAGGAGGCGCACGCACTTGCGGCCGACCTCGTGGGTATGGACGCGCCCCGCGACGAGCTTCTGGATCTGATAAGGGACACCGACGGCCACCCTAAACAGCTCAAGGTGATCTCCATTGTCGGCTTCGGAGGCTCGGGGAAGACTCTTCTCGCCAGGGAGGTGTACGAGAGCGACACCGTGGTATGCCAGTACAAAGCACGGGCTTGGGTTCGTGCGGCGGACAAAGGCGCGGTGGATGTTCTCAAGGAGATCCTCGAGGAGCTTGGGATGCAGGTAACCGGGGATGCCAGGAAGCTCAGCACACATCTCAGAAAATGCCTCGGGTCAAAGAG GTTCTTCATTGTTATTGATGACATGAGAACAGAACTTTGGAACACCATGAAAAATTCTTTCCCTGCAGTGATGGGAGTGAGCAGCAGAGTGGTGGTGACCACGCCCATTCAGTACATAGCAAATGCCTGCAGCTCTGCTCACGGTCATGTGTACGCAATGAGAACTCTTAGCGAGGATCTGTCAAGACAGTTGTTCCTCAAAGAAGCTTCCTTGGAGGATTCATCGCCTAGTAATGAGCTCGGTTCAGAAGCACTAAAGAAATGCGATGGTCTGCCACTCGCTCTCGTTACCACAGCCCAGTTCTTGCAGAGCAGAGGTGATCCGACATGGGCAGAGTGGGCAAGGCTGTGCAACAACCTGGGTGAACATCTTGAAACAGAGGACACCTTAGCGAGAATGAAGAGCGTGGTTCGCCACAGCTACGCCAGTCTTCCTGACCATTTTATCAAGACATTCCTGCTATATCTGGGTATTTTCCCGCGTGATCGCCCGGTGAGGAGAGAAAGGCTCATAAGGCGATGGCTAGCTGAAGGTTTATTTGGAGGAGATGCTGAACTCGCCACGTGCTATTTCAAGAAGCTGGTCGACCACAGTATCATTCGGCCTATTGATGTGAGCAACAATACAAAGGTGAAGACGTGCCAAACTCATGGCATGATGCTTGAGTTCATCCTGCACAAGTCCAGATGTGAGAACTTCGTTACCTTGTCACATGATCAGGCACGCCCACCCGGCAAGACCCGTTGGCTTTCACTGCATCATGAAAGTGCCGGACGGGCCAGGATGAGTCGAGAGGATTTACCTTTTGTCCGGTCTTTAACAATCTTTGGTAAGGCACACAAATCTGTTTTGGATTTCTCCAAGTATGAACTGCTGCGAGTTTTGGATCTGGAAGAATGTCAGGATGAATTGAGCGACAAGCATCTCAAAGAGATATGCAACCTGTTACTGCTTAGGTACCTAGGCCTTGGTGGCCCCATTGCAGTGCTTCCCAAGGAAATTGCAAAACTAAAACTTTTGGAGACACTTGATATAACAAGAACCAAGATAGAGATTCTGCCTGTAGAAGTCATTGAGCTGCCTTGTTTGATTCATCTCTTTGGAAAGTTCAAGCTTGAAGATGTAAGTCAGAGAGTAAGTAAGCTGCAGAGATTCCTTTCAGAGAAAAGTAACTTGCAGACGCTATCAGGATTCGTTGCTGACAAAGGAATCGCACAGCTCATGGATCATATGAATAACTTGACAAGGGTGAAAATATGGTGTGAGTCCACTACGGAAGCCAGCAGCATAACTCATCTTTCAAAGTCCATTAAGGGGTTCATCCAGAGAGGTAGCCATGCAAGTGACCATCGTTCACTCTCACTGAATTTCAACGAATGTTCAGAAGACTTGCTGagttttaccctggaaaaatcctGCCATCTCAGTAAACTGAAGCTACAAGGCAACATATTCAGTCTACCTCCATTTGTTACCGCATTGGCTGGTCTCACTGAGCTATGCCTTTCATCCCTTGGTAAGTTCACCGGGGATGTACTTGCTTCCCTGAGCATGGTGCACTCCTTGCAGTACCTGAAGCTGATAGCGACTCACATGGAGAAGTTTGTCATAAGAAAGGGGCAGCTCAATATCCTGCTACGCATGTGCATTGTAGTGCAATCCATGGAAGGTCTAGAAATCGAAGAGGAGGCTCTTCCGTGCTTCGAGTCCCTCCAACTTCTCTGTAAGGGTGTAAACGGTTTCGGTGGCATAAGGATGGAGCTCCTCGGACGTCTCAAGGAGGTGGCTCTTGATGATGGATTGAGTGACAAAGCAAAACAGGAGTGGAAAGAAGCGGCAAAGATGCATCCCAGACGACCCAAGGTTCTGTTTATCAAAACAAGTAAGCAACATCTCAGTCAGATGTCGATCATTTGA